In a genomic window of Paroedura picta isolate Pp20150507F chromosome 14, Ppicta_v3.0, whole genome shotgun sequence:
- the ZNF276 gene encoding zinc finger protein 276 isoform X2, which translates to MEGSALIGRQSSKARADCQGGGEPAVLFTNQEMLPLSSGPGGLPAELPVLSRRRPGGHRKQDSLRHREEPAADQGMGRALSTGYCRLCHGKFSSRSLRNAFGKVPVTGESSEKQRRLDQVFYTDFQRLVGVAVWQDPGLPQFVCKKCHAQFYKCRSVLKAFIQKVNVSPAGHIQTRGKNSARPSPLTAEGVPSVDLITSSPQCLHNLVMWTHSHAESCQTAPSLQSVLSSEYCGIIRAVWGCGEGHDYVMSTDSDCSSLLVDNALSVKRDLPKGTTAQLETGNGVAVADRALAAAATAPEPQRSLARTRAGHLPANTGTALPALSTGSPLPECQDLPSLQAEIGAAPLQGKSLPQPVCPLNGSPGQLSEKLVLPAASDERVKDEFSDLSEGDSSSEDENDKRARSSDDSFEPYPEKKMSTNRRAESKEAKAAEEPKTRKKPGPKPGWKKKIKCEREELPTIYKCPYQGCTAVYRGADGMKKHIKEHHEEVRERPCPHPGCNKVFMIDRYLQRHVKLIHTEVRNYICDECGQTFKQRKHLSVHQMRHSGAKPLQCEICGFQCRQRASLKYHMTKHKAEAELEYACDQCGKRFEKAHNLNVHMSMVHPLIQTQDKLKAADPEPEERPEAPEAADSQPVKSELHAQQEPT; encoded by the exons ATGGAAGGCAGCGCCCTGATTGGCCGGCAGAGCAGCAAAGCCCGGGCTGACTGCCAAGGGGGCGGGGAGCCAGCCGTGCTGTTTACAAACCAGGAAATGCTGCCTCTGTCTTCGGGACCAGGCGGGCTACCTGCAGAGCTCCCGGTGCTTTCCCGCAGGCGGCCTGGTGGCCATCGCAAGCAAGACTCCCTCCGCCACAGAGAAGAGCCTGCAGCCGACCAAG GGATGGGCCGGGCTCTGAGCACAGGCTACTGCCGGCTTTGCCATGGGAAGTTTTCCTCACGGAGCCTGCGGAACGCTTTTGGGAAGGTGCCCGTGACAGGCGAGAGCTCCGAGAAGCAGCGGCGTCTGGACCAAGTCTTCTACACGGATTTCCAGCGCCTGGTGGGCGTGGCGGTCTGGCAAGACCCTGGCCTGCCCCAGTTTGTCTGCAAGAAGTGCCATGCCCAATTCTACAAGTGTCGCAGCGTCCTCAAAGCGTTCATCCAGAAGGTGAACGTCTCGCCTGCTGGCCACATCCAGACGAGAGGAAA GAACAGCGCCCGTCCCTCACCACTCACTGCTGAAGGGGTTCCCTCCGTGG ACCTGATCACCTCCAGCCCTCAGTGCCTCCACAACTTGGTGATGTGGACTCACAGTCACGCAGAGAGCTGCCAGACTGCGCCGAGCCTGCAGAGCGTGCTGTCTTCCGAGTACTGCGGGATCATCCGAGCCGTGTGGGGCTGCGGAGAGGGTCATGACTATGTCATGAGCACCGACTCGGATTGCAGCAGCCTGCTGGTAGATAACGCCTTGTCGGTGAAGCGGGACCTACCCAAAGGCACGACAGCccagctggagactggcaatGGGGTGGCTGTGGCAGACAGAGCGCTGGCCGCAGCTGCGACAGCCCCGGAGCCCCAGAGGAGCCTGGCTAGAACCAGAGCTGGCCACCTGCCTGCAAACACAGGGACTGCTTTGCCGGCGTTAAGCACTGGAAGCCCGCTGCCCGAGTGCCAGGATTTGCCTTCCTTGCAAGCCGAAATTGGAGCCGCTCCGTTGCAGGGGAAGAGCCTTCCTCAGCCCGTCTGCCCGCTCAATGGTAGTCCTG GACAGCTGAGCGAGAAGCTGGTTCTGCCTGCAGCGTCGGATGAGCGGGTAAAAGACGAGTTCAGTGACCTTTCTGAGGG AGACTCCTCAAGCGAGGACGAGAACGACAAGCGAGCCCGGTCTTCAGATGACTCTTTTGAGCCTTATCCGGAAAAGAA GATGTCCACCAACCGAAGGGCTGAGAGTAAAGAAGCCAAGGCAGCAGAAGAGCCCAAAACAAGGAAGAAGCCAGGACCAAAACCGGGCTGGAAAAAGAAGATCAAATGCGAAAG gGAGGAACTGCCAACTATTTACAAGTGTCCTTACCAGGGCTGCACAGCTGTGTATCGAGGGGCAGATGGCATGAAG AAGCACATCAAGGAGCACCATGAGGAAGTCCGGGAAAGGCCGTGCCCCCACCCAGGTTGCAACAAGGTGTTCATGATCGACAGATACCTCCAGCGCCACGTGAAGCTCATCCACACAG AAGTCCGGAACTACATCTGCGATGAATGTGGCCAGACATTCAAGCAGCGCAAGCACCTCTCAGTCCATCAGATGCGCCACTCTGGCGCAAAACCTCTCCA GTGTGAAATCTGTGGCTTCCAGTGTCGCCAGCGTGCATCTCTCAAATACCACATGACCAAACACAAGGCGGAGGCAGAGTTGGAGTATGCCTGCGATCAGTGCGGAAAGCGCTTTGAGAAGGCTCACAACCTGAATGTCCACATGTCCATGGTGCACCCTCTCATCCAGACTCAGGACAAACTCAAGGCAGCAGACCCAGAGCCAGAGGAGCGGCCTGAGGCCCCggaggctgctgacagccagcCAGTCAAGTCAGAGCTCCATGCGCAGCAAGAGCCCACCTGA
- the ZNF276 gene encoding zinc finger protein 276 isoform X1, producing MEGSALIGRQSSKARADCQGGGEPAVLFTNQEMLPLSSGPGGLPAELPVLSRRRPGGHRKQDSLRHREEPAADQGMGRALSTGYCRLCHGKFSSRSLRNAFGKVPVTGESSEKQRRLDQVFYTDFQRLVGVAVWQDPGLPQFVCKKCHAQFYKCRSVLKAFIQKVNVSPAGHIQTRGKNSARPSPLTAEGVPSVADLITSSPQCLHNLVMWTHSHAESCQTAPSLQSVLSSEYCGIIRAVWGCGEGHDYVMSTDSDCSSLLVDNALSVKRDLPKGTTAQLETGNGVAVADRALAAAATAPEPQRSLARTRAGHLPANTGTALPALSTGSPLPECQDLPSLQAEIGAAPLQGKSLPQPVCPLNGSPGQLSEKLVLPAASDERVKDEFSDLSEGDSSSEDENDKRARSSDDSFEPYPEKKMSTNRRAESKEAKAAEEPKTRKKPGPKPGWKKKIKCEREELPTIYKCPYQGCTAVYRGADGMKKHIKEHHEEVRERPCPHPGCNKVFMIDRYLQRHVKLIHTEVRNYICDECGQTFKQRKHLSVHQMRHSGAKPLQCEICGFQCRQRASLKYHMTKHKAEAELEYACDQCGKRFEKAHNLNVHMSMVHPLIQTQDKLKAADPEPEERPEAPEAADSQPVKSELHAQQEPT from the exons ATGGAAGGCAGCGCCCTGATTGGCCGGCAGAGCAGCAAAGCCCGGGCTGACTGCCAAGGGGGCGGGGAGCCAGCCGTGCTGTTTACAAACCAGGAAATGCTGCCTCTGTCTTCGGGACCAGGCGGGCTACCTGCAGAGCTCCCGGTGCTTTCCCGCAGGCGGCCTGGTGGCCATCGCAAGCAAGACTCCCTCCGCCACAGAGAAGAGCCTGCAGCCGACCAAG GGATGGGCCGGGCTCTGAGCACAGGCTACTGCCGGCTTTGCCATGGGAAGTTTTCCTCACGGAGCCTGCGGAACGCTTTTGGGAAGGTGCCCGTGACAGGCGAGAGCTCCGAGAAGCAGCGGCGTCTGGACCAAGTCTTCTACACGGATTTCCAGCGCCTGGTGGGCGTGGCGGTCTGGCAAGACCCTGGCCTGCCCCAGTTTGTCTGCAAGAAGTGCCATGCCCAATTCTACAAGTGTCGCAGCGTCCTCAAAGCGTTCATCCAGAAGGTGAACGTCTCGCCTGCTGGCCACATCCAGACGAGAGGAAA GAACAGCGCCCGTCCCTCACCACTCACTGCTGAAGGGGTTCCCTCCGTGG CAGACCTGATCACCTCCAGCCCTCAGTGCCTCCACAACTTGGTGATGTGGACTCACAGTCACGCAGAGAGCTGCCAGACTGCGCCGAGCCTGCAGAGCGTGCTGTCTTCCGAGTACTGCGGGATCATCCGAGCCGTGTGGGGCTGCGGAGAGGGTCATGACTATGTCATGAGCACCGACTCGGATTGCAGCAGCCTGCTGGTAGATAACGCCTTGTCGGTGAAGCGGGACCTACCCAAAGGCACGACAGCccagctggagactggcaatGGGGTGGCTGTGGCAGACAGAGCGCTGGCCGCAGCTGCGACAGCCCCGGAGCCCCAGAGGAGCCTGGCTAGAACCAGAGCTGGCCACCTGCCTGCAAACACAGGGACTGCTTTGCCGGCGTTAAGCACTGGAAGCCCGCTGCCCGAGTGCCAGGATTTGCCTTCCTTGCAAGCCGAAATTGGAGCCGCTCCGTTGCAGGGGAAGAGCCTTCCTCAGCCCGTCTGCCCGCTCAATGGTAGTCCTG GACAGCTGAGCGAGAAGCTGGTTCTGCCTGCAGCGTCGGATGAGCGGGTAAAAGACGAGTTCAGTGACCTTTCTGAGGG AGACTCCTCAAGCGAGGACGAGAACGACAAGCGAGCCCGGTCTTCAGATGACTCTTTTGAGCCTTATCCGGAAAAGAA GATGTCCACCAACCGAAGGGCTGAGAGTAAAGAAGCCAAGGCAGCAGAAGAGCCCAAAACAAGGAAGAAGCCAGGACCAAAACCGGGCTGGAAAAAGAAGATCAAATGCGAAAG gGAGGAACTGCCAACTATTTACAAGTGTCCTTACCAGGGCTGCACAGCTGTGTATCGAGGGGCAGATGGCATGAAG AAGCACATCAAGGAGCACCATGAGGAAGTCCGGGAAAGGCCGTGCCCCCACCCAGGTTGCAACAAGGTGTTCATGATCGACAGATACCTCCAGCGCCACGTGAAGCTCATCCACACAG AAGTCCGGAACTACATCTGCGATGAATGTGGCCAGACATTCAAGCAGCGCAAGCACCTCTCAGTCCATCAGATGCGCCACTCTGGCGCAAAACCTCTCCA GTGTGAAATCTGTGGCTTCCAGTGTCGCCAGCGTGCATCTCTCAAATACCACATGACCAAACACAAGGCGGAGGCAGAGTTGGAGTATGCCTGCGATCAGTGCGGAAAGCGCTTTGAGAAGGCTCACAACCTGAATGTCCACATGTCCATGGTGCACCCTCTCATCCAGACTCAGGACAAACTCAAGGCAGCAGACCCAGAGCCAGAGGAGCGGCCTGAGGCCCCggaggctgctgacagccagcCAGTCAAGTCAGAGCTCCATGCGCAGCAAGAGCCCACCTGA
- the ZNF276 gene encoding zinc finger protein 276 isoform X4: MKRDRRGRFLPAAAEPEPPYTDAAARARRGRPAARQEERSAPPLPPERWAPEVGGMGRALSTGYCRLCHGKFSSRSLRNAFGKVPVTGESSEKQRRLDQVFYTDFQRLVGVAVWQDPGLPQFVCKKCHAQFYKCRSVLKAFIQKVNVSPAGHIQTRGKNSARPSPLTAEGVPSVADLITSSPQCLHNLVMWTHSHAESCQTAPSLQSVLSSEYCGIIRAVWGCGEGHDYVMSTDSDCSSLLVDNALSVKRDLPKGTTAQLETGNGVAVADRALAAAATAPEPQRSLARTRAGHLPANTGTALPALSTGSPLPECQDLPSLQAEIGAAPLQGKSLPQPVCPLNGSPGQLSEKLVLPAASDERVKDEFSDLSEGDSSSEDENDKRARSSDDSFEPYPEKKMSTNRRAESKEAKAAEEPKTRKKPGPKPGWKKKIKCEREELPTIYKCPYQGCTAVYRGADGMKKHIKEHHEEVRERPCPHPGCNKVFMIDRYLQRHVKLIHTEVRNYICDECGQTFKQRKHLSVHQMRHSGAKPLQCEICGFQCRQRASLKYHMTKHKAEAELEYACDQCGKRFEKAHNLNVHMSMVHPLIQTQDKLKAADPEPEERPEAPEAADSQPVKSELHAQQEPT; the protein is encoded by the exons ATGAAGCGAGATCGGCGCGGCCGGTTCCTGCCCGCCGCAGCGGAGCCGGAGCCGCCGTACACGGACGCCGCCGCCCGGGCCCGCCGCGGACGCCCCGCCGCCCGGCAGGAGGAGAGGAgcgcgccgccgctgccgcccgaGCGATGGGCCCCGGAGGTCGGAG GGATGGGCCGGGCTCTGAGCACAGGCTACTGCCGGCTTTGCCATGGGAAGTTTTCCTCACGGAGCCTGCGGAACGCTTTTGGGAAGGTGCCCGTGACAGGCGAGAGCTCCGAGAAGCAGCGGCGTCTGGACCAAGTCTTCTACACGGATTTCCAGCGCCTGGTGGGCGTGGCGGTCTGGCAAGACCCTGGCCTGCCCCAGTTTGTCTGCAAGAAGTGCCATGCCCAATTCTACAAGTGTCGCAGCGTCCTCAAAGCGTTCATCCAGAAGGTGAACGTCTCGCCTGCTGGCCACATCCAGACGAGAGGAAA GAACAGCGCCCGTCCCTCACCACTCACTGCTGAAGGGGTTCCCTCCGTGG CAGACCTGATCACCTCCAGCCCTCAGTGCCTCCACAACTTGGTGATGTGGACTCACAGTCACGCAGAGAGCTGCCAGACTGCGCCGAGCCTGCAGAGCGTGCTGTCTTCCGAGTACTGCGGGATCATCCGAGCCGTGTGGGGCTGCGGAGAGGGTCATGACTATGTCATGAGCACCGACTCGGATTGCAGCAGCCTGCTGGTAGATAACGCCTTGTCGGTGAAGCGGGACCTACCCAAAGGCACGACAGCccagctggagactggcaatGGGGTGGCTGTGGCAGACAGAGCGCTGGCCGCAGCTGCGACAGCCCCGGAGCCCCAGAGGAGCCTGGCTAGAACCAGAGCTGGCCACCTGCCTGCAAACACAGGGACTGCTTTGCCGGCGTTAAGCACTGGAAGCCCGCTGCCCGAGTGCCAGGATTTGCCTTCCTTGCAAGCCGAAATTGGAGCCGCTCCGTTGCAGGGGAAGAGCCTTCCTCAGCCCGTCTGCCCGCTCAATGGTAGTCCTG GACAGCTGAGCGAGAAGCTGGTTCTGCCTGCAGCGTCGGATGAGCGGGTAAAAGACGAGTTCAGTGACCTTTCTGAGGG AGACTCCTCAAGCGAGGACGAGAACGACAAGCGAGCCCGGTCTTCAGATGACTCTTTTGAGCCTTATCCGGAAAAGAA GATGTCCACCAACCGAAGGGCTGAGAGTAAAGAAGCCAAGGCAGCAGAAGAGCCCAAAACAAGGAAGAAGCCAGGACCAAAACCGGGCTGGAAAAAGAAGATCAAATGCGAAAG gGAGGAACTGCCAACTATTTACAAGTGTCCTTACCAGGGCTGCACAGCTGTGTATCGAGGGGCAGATGGCATGAAG AAGCACATCAAGGAGCACCATGAGGAAGTCCGGGAAAGGCCGTGCCCCCACCCAGGTTGCAACAAGGTGTTCATGATCGACAGATACCTCCAGCGCCACGTGAAGCTCATCCACACAG AAGTCCGGAACTACATCTGCGATGAATGTGGCCAGACATTCAAGCAGCGCAAGCACCTCTCAGTCCATCAGATGCGCCACTCTGGCGCAAAACCTCTCCA GTGTGAAATCTGTGGCTTCCAGTGTCGCCAGCGTGCATCTCTCAAATACCACATGACCAAACACAAGGCGGAGGCAGAGTTGGAGTATGCCTGCGATCAGTGCGGAAAGCGCTTTGAGAAGGCTCACAACCTGAATGTCCACATGTCCATGGTGCACCCTCTCATCCAGACTCAGGACAAACTCAAGGCAGCAGACCCAGAGCCAGAGGAGCGGCCTGAGGCCCCggaggctgctgacagccagcCAGTCAAGTCAGAGCTCCATGCGCAGCAAGAGCCCACCTGA
- the ZNF276 gene encoding zinc finger protein 276 isoform X3, with amino-acid sequence MEGSALIGRQSSKARADCQGGGEPAVLFTNQEMLPLSSGPGGLPAELPVLSRRRPGGHRKQDSLRHREEPAADQGMGRALSTGYCRLCHGKFSSRSLRNAFGKVPVTGESSEKQRRLDQVFYTDFQRLVGVAVWQDPGLPQFVCKKCHAQFYKCRSVLKAFIQKVNVSPAGHIQTRGKNSARPSPLTAEGVPSVADLITSSPQCLHNLVMWTHSHAESCQTAPSLQSVLSSEYCGIIRAVWGCGEGHDYVMSTDSDCSSLLVDNALSVKRDLPKGTTAQLETGNGVAVADRALAAAATAPEPQRSLARTRAGHLPANTGTALPALSTGSPLPECQDLPSLQAEIGAAPLQGKSLPQPVCPLNGSPGQLSEKLVLPAASDERVKDEFSDLSEGDSSSEDENDKRARSSDDSFEPYPEKKMSTNRRAESKEAKAAEEPKTRKKPGPKPGWKKKIKCEREELPTIYKCPYQGCTAVYRGADGMKHIKEHHEEVRERPCPHPGCNKVFMIDRYLQRHVKLIHTEVRNYICDECGQTFKQRKHLSVHQMRHSGAKPLQCEICGFQCRQRASLKYHMTKHKAEAELEYACDQCGKRFEKAHNLNVHMSMVHPLIQTQDKLKAADPEPEERPEAPEAADSQPVKSELHAQQEPT; translated from the exons ATGGAAGGCAGCGCCCTGATTGGCCGGCAGAGCAGCAAAGCCCGGGCTGACTGCCAAGGGGGCGGGGAGCCAGCCGTGCTGTTTACAAACCAGGAAATGCTGCCTCTGTCTTCGGGACCAGGCGGGCTACCTGCAGAGCTCCCGGTGCTTTCCCGCAGGCGGCCTGGTGGCCATCGCAAGCAAGACTCCCTCCGCCACAGAGAAGAGCCTGCAGCCGACCAAG GGATGGGCCGGGCTCTGAGCACAGGCTACTGCCGGCTTTGCCATGGGAAGTTTTCCTCACGGAGCCTGCGGAACGCTTTTGGGAAGGTGCCCGTGACAGGCGAGAGCTCCGAGAAGCAGCGGCGTCTGGACCAAGTCTTCTACACGGATTTCCAGCGCCTGGTGGGCGTGGCGGTCTGGCAAGACCCTGGCCTGCCCCAGTTTGTCTGCAAGAAGTGCCATGCCCAATTCTACAAGTGTCGCAGCGTCCTCAAAGCGTTCATCCAGAAGGTGAACGTCTCGCCTGCTGGCCACATCCAGACGAGAGGAAA GAACAGCGCCCGTCCCTCACCACTCACTGCTGAAGGGGTTCCCTCCGTGG CAGACCTGATCACCTCCAGCCCTCAGTGCCTCCACAACTTGGTGATGTGGACTCACAGTCACGCAGAGAGCTGCCAGACTGCGCCGAGCCTGCAGAGCGTGCTGTCTTCCGAGTACTGCGGGATCATCCGAGCCGTGTGGGGCTGCGGAGAGGGTCATGACTATGTCATGAGCACCGACTCGGATTGCAGCAGCCTGCTGGTAGATAACGCCTTGTCGGTGAAGCGGGACCTACCCAAAGGCACGACAGCccagctggagactggcaatGGGGTGGCTGTGGCAGACAGAGCGCTGGCCGCAGCTGCGACAGCCCCGGAGCCCCAGAGGAGCCTGGCTAGAACCAGAGCTGGCCACCTGCCTGCAAACACAGGGACTGCTTTGCCGGCGTTAAGCACTGGAAGCCCGCTGCCCGAGTGCCAGGATTTGCCTTCCTTGCAAGCCGAAATTGGAGCCGCTCCGTTGCAGGGGAAGAGCCTTCCTCAGCCCGTCTGCCCGCTCAATGGTAGTCCTG GACAGCTGAGCGAGAAGCTGGTTCTGCCTGCAGCGTCGGATGAGCGGGTAAAAGACGAGTTCAGTGACCTTTCTGAGGG AGACTCCTCAAGCGAGGACGAGAACGACAAGCGAGCCCGGTCTTCAGATGACTCTTTTGAGCCTTATCCGGAAAAGAA GATGTCCACCAACCGAAGGGCTGAGAGTAAAGAAGCCAAGGCAGCAGAAGAGCCCAAAACAAGGAAGAAGCCAGGACCAAAACCGGGCTGGAAAAAGAAGATCAAATGCGAAAG gGAGGAACTGCCAACTATTTACAAGTGTCCTTACCAGGGCTGCACAGCTGTGTATCGAGGGGCAGATGGCATGAAG CACATCAAGGAGCACCATGAGGAAGTCCGGGAAAGGCCGTGCCCCCACCCAGGTTGCAACAAGGTGTTCATGATCGACAGATACCTCCAGCGCCACGTGAAGCTCATCCACACAG AAGTCCGGAACTACATCTGCGATGAATGTGGCCAGACATTCAAGCAGCGCAAGCACCTCTCAGTCCATCAGATGCGCCACTCTGGCGCAAAACCTCTCCA GTGTGAAATCTGTGGCTTCCAGTGTCGCCAGCGTGCATCTCTCAAATACCACATGACCAAACACAAGGCGGAGGCAGAGTTGGAGTATGCCTGCGATCAGTGCGGAAAGCGCTTTGAGAAGGCTCACAACCTGAATGTCCACATGTCCATGGTGCACCCTCTCATCCAGACTCAGGACAAACTCAAGGCAGCAGACCCAGAGCCAGAGGAGCGGCCTGAGGCCCCggaggctgctgacagccagcCAGTCAAGTCAGAGCTCCATGCGCAGCAAGAGCCCACCTGA